DNA from Chitinophagales bacterium:
CTGCTTGCTGCAGTTAACCAATTCTTTTCAATGCTCGATCCCTATATTCTTGGGCAGATGATCGACCATTATGCGAGCAAATTCAAAGAGCTCTCCAGCAATCAATTCCTGAAAGGTGTCGCACTTAGTTTATTGGCACTCATAGGAGTTGCTATGGTTTCCAGGATTGCAAAAGCCTTCCAGGATTACTTTTTGAATGTGGTAATTCAGAAAACAGGTGCGAATATTTATACGGATGGAATTAAGCATTCTTTGGAATTGCCCTATGAAGTTTTCGAAGATCAGCGCAGCGGGGAAACGCTGGGCAAGCTGCAAAAGGTGCGGACGGACATGGAGCGGTTGTTAAGTGCAGGTGTAAACATTCTTTTCACTTCTGTTGTAGGTATTATCTGGGTAGTTGTGTATACCATTAATGTGTATTGGGTAATTGCACCAATTTATTTTTCTGCCATCCCTATTATAGGCATCATTAGTTCTGTGCTTAGCAAAAAGATTAAGATTATGCAGAAGCAGATAGTGGCCGAGACTACCGCTCTTGCCGGGGCAACCACTGAATCGCTTCGAAATATCGAGTTGGTAAAAAGCCTTGGCCTTGCACAACAGGAAATTGCACATCTGAACAGCACGACTGACAAGATTTTAAAGCTGGAACTAAAAAAGGTGCGGTATATCCGCAGCCTGAGTTTTTTTCAGGGCACTTGTGTAAACCTGCTTCGTGTAAGCATTCTTGGAGTAATGATGTTTTTAATCTTTTCTCAGAAAATAACGGTAGGCCAGTTTACGACCTTATTTATTTATTCATTTTTCATTTTTGGTCCTTTGCAGGAATTAGGTAATATCATCAATATTTATCGCGAGGCTGAAGTATCGCTCATTAATTTCCGGAATATTATGCAAACCCAAAAGGAGCCAAAGCCGGTTCAGCCAAAGCTGATTCATTCCATTGAAGAATTTGAATTTGATGAAGTATCATTTAAGCATCAAAGCTCAAATCAAAACGCCGTCAGTAATATTTCATTTAAAATTCGGTTAGGAGAAACAATAGCCTTCGTTGGACCAAGTGGAGCAGGAAAAACGACATTAGTAAAATTGTTAGTAGGCCTTTATCTTCCCGCATCAGGAAAAATTTTATTTAATCGAATTGATAGCAGCGAAATTGACCTGGATGAATTGCGGGAACAAATTGGTTTTGTAACACAGGATACACAACTTTTTTCGGGTACTATCCGGGAAAATCTATTGTTTGTAAATCCCGGGGCTTCGGATGAAGATATAATGGATGTTTTAAACAAGGCATCGTGTCAGAGCCTGCTTGCAAGAGCAGATAAGGGAATCAATACCATAATCGGTGAAGGAGGTGTAAAGGTTTCCGGTGGTGAAAAACAACGCCTTTCCATTGCCCGCGCTTTATTAAGGAAACCGGCATTACTGGTCTTTGACGAAGCCACTTCGGCCCTCGATTCACTGACCGAAGAAGAAATAACGGATACCATAAGGAAAGTTTCCATAAGCATGCAGCATATTACCATAATGATCGCCCATCGCCTATCTACGATTATGCATGCTGATAGGATTTACGTTTTGGAGAGGGGAAAAATTATTGAAGAAGGAAGACACAGGGATCTGCTTGAAGACCGCGGCTTGTATTATGCTATGTGGCGTCAGCAAATTGGTGAACGTAAAGAGGTGGCGCCAGTGTTAAACTAAGGAGGATCTTGGGTAAAAAGACAAAATCTAAAGAAGCAATACTGCGCATAAATCAAAGCAACCTTAATAGAGATTTAATAATAAGGTTGCCTTCATTGACTTATAGAAAATACCATTGATTCGCATTTAAAACAGGCTTTGTCTGAACCGGTACACGTTAATATTATAGTCAATTACCTGGGGTTTTCCATATCGCTTCCACTTTTACTTTGCCCTTTCTGAGTACCATATTTAGATCGTAATGCTTCGTATTCCTTTTTAATATCCTGCATTTCTGAACGTAAAGTAGTTTTGGCCGCCTCATTATCACTGTTCTCCATGAAGGCTTGCATATCTGTCTGAAACCTTTTCATTTTTTCATCAAGTGCGCTTAAATCCTTTTTCATTTCCGGGTCTTTTGTCTGAGATTCTCTCTGCTGCAGTTTTTGATGTATCTGCTGGAACCTCTGATAATTTTGTTTTAATTCTGTTTGAAAATCTCCTCTCTGATCACCGCCATCAGATCTGGATTTGCCTGAATAAGGTTGTGATGAAATCACAGGAGTCGAGTCTGTGGATAATGGCTTTGTTGTTTGTTGCGGGCCGGTACTTTGCTGAGCAAATGAGGGAGACGATAAAAGAAGTATAGCACTACCTGTAAGGATTAGCTGCACCACTTTTTTATTTTTTATTTTCTTCATAAATTTTTTTGTGGAGATAGACTATACAATTTTAGAACCATTGCAGAAATAAAGTGGTACAATTTATTTAAATAAATTTAGCTGTTTGATTAAAATACCGCCAGAATTTAGTTTTTTTTTGATGGGTATATGACTGCTAATCAGTAATTACGGTTAGTAAGAAATATTAAAAAATAACGTTTGGAAATCTCAATATAAAACCCTTCTTTTGACACTCCTTAGAAATTAATTTTAACTAAATCCAATTTTAAACCCATGAAAAAATTTTTAACACTAATTATGCTCACTGCATTGATTGGCGTCAATGTATTTGCACAACAACCAAAGTCTCTGCCTCTTTTTGGTAAGGGTACTTATTCAGAGGTTACAAGACAAATCAATAACGCGGATTTTAACAATTCCCGTGTAGTTGATCATTGTGACACTTTTACTAATTTATTTCCTTTTCCCTGCGACTCTTTTATCTCAGGATATTACATTGACAGTTCTCCTTATGATTCAGGTTATTATTCCGGATCGAACGCGTATTTAGCGAGTGCTTATGCAGAATTTTACAATTTCGGCACTACCAATAACGACACGCTTACTGGTGTCTGCTCTCAATGGTTCAGCGCTAACTTCACCAGCAACACGGATAAAGTTACGTTCACAGTTTGGAACGATGATGGTCCAGGCGGTGCTCCCGGAACCGTTCTTACAACTGTAGATGTTAAGAATAGTGCTATTCCCGCTGACGGATCATTATTCTGTGTTAAGTTCACCACTCCAATCATTAACCCAGGTACCTTTTTTGTAGGTTTCCAGGTTTACTATCCAAGTGGCACTTACAAACTAAATAAGGCAGTTGGTATTTATCAGAGCAGGTTTTATGATGGAAATCCTAAATCCTCTACAGCTTGCGATACCGCACACCACACTGCATGGGTTAATTATCCAAGCTTTGGCGGATGGGGTACATTCGATGATTATTACGGAGCAGGTGCAACTTTAAGCCTGTATCCTATTATCTGCTCCAAACCAGGCGCAGCTTGTGCTATTACGGTTACCCCTTCCTCCGCTTCTATTTGCAGCGGAAAATCTGTTACCTTAACTGCAACCGGAGCAACTACTTATACATGGGCTCCTTCAACAGGTTTGAATGTAACAACCGGTTCTACTGTTAAAGCTAAACCAAAGAGCACTACTACGTACACTGTAACAGGTGATGGCGGTGCTTGCAGCACAACCGTAACAGTAACTGTAAATACTACTCCTACTGTAACCGTAACTGCTGCACCTTGCAATAATGGTAAGGTTAAATTAACTGCTTCCGCTACTCCTAATACCGACGTTAAGTATCAGTGGAAATTAGGTGGAACCAGCATTTCAGGTGCAACTAATTCTACTTACAATGCAACTGTTAGTGGAACTTATACAGTTACAGTTACTTACAAACCTACTGGATGTAAGAAAACTTCAAAAGACTTTATTGTAACGATTAATTGCAGACTGTCTGACAATTTAGCTCAGGTATTTAATGTAGATGCTTATCCAAATCCATTCACAAGCTCATTAACTGTAAATATTGCTGGTGCTTCTAACGATGTAACGGTTACATTAATGGATTTCAGCGGAAGAGTGGTTAAAACGTATAACAGCGTTGATGCTTCCTCACCGTTTACAATTAACGAAGACCTTGCACAAGGTGTTTACTTTGTAAAAGTGATCTCCGGAACAAATTCGAAGATGATCAAGGTGGTTAAAGATTAATTGAGTATCATTGAAAATTGCAGAGAGGCTCCACGGAGCCTCTCTTTTTTTGTGTGTAAGGCAGTGAACACCAGGATATAATCACTAAATGCACACAAAAGTCTGAATCAATAATGTGACGGTGAATTGCAGGCTGGCTGATGTAAGCGCCGATGAGTTAGCAAAGATGCTTTTCCAAACCCATTTGCCAATTTATTAACTGTAAATTTTACAGGTGCTTCCAAAAATGTAACGGTTACACTGCTGGACTTTACCGAAAGAGTGATAAAGCCTATTGAAATGTTGACGCTACTTCACGATCAGCATGATACCCAAATTGAGCTTTTATAAATATGCACAGCTTAGGACACTGTGTTAAGTGGCAGTATTGCCTGGTCACAGGTCATTATCCTGCAGTTATTGCTTGATGCAGCGTTTGTTTATCAGA
Protein-coding regions in this window:
- a CDS encoding ABC transporter ATP-binding protein; the protein is MNILLVYLHKYWKIVTVALLLAAVNQFFSMLDPYILGQMIDHYASKFKELSSNQFLKGVALSLLALIGVAMVSRIAKAFQDYFLNVVIQKTGANIYTDGIKHSLELPYEVFEDQRSGETLGKLQKVRTDMERLLSAGVNILFTSVVGIIWVVVYTINVYWVIAPIYFSAIPIIGIISSVLSKKIKIMQKQIVAETTALAGATTESLRNIELVKSLGLAQQEIAHLNSTTDKILKLELKKVRYIRSLSFFQGTCVNLLRVSILGVMMFLIFSQKITVGQFTTLFIYSFFIFGPLQELGNIINIYREAEVSLINFRNIMQTQKEPKPVQPKLIHSIEEFEFDEVSFKHQSSNQNAVSNISFKIRLGETIAFVGPSGAGKTTLVKLLVGLYLPASGKILFNRIDSSEIDLDELREQIGFVTQDTQLFSGTIRENLLFVNPGASDEDIMDVLNKASCQSLLARADKGINTIIGEGGVKVSGGEKQRLSIARALLRKPALLVFDEATSALDSLTEEEITDTIRKVSISMQHITIMIAHRLSTIMHADRIYVLERGKIIEEGRHRDLLEDRGLYYAMWRQQIGERKEVAPVLN
- a CDS encoding T9SS type A sorting domain-containing protein, whose protein sequence is MKKFLTLIMLTALIGVNVFAQQPKSLPLFGKGTYSEVTRQINNADFNNSRVVDHCDTFTNLFPFPCDSFISGYYIDSSPYDSGYYSGSNAYLASAYAEFYNFGTTNNDTLTGVCSQWFSANFTSNTDKVTFTVWNDDGPGGAPGTVLTTVDVKNSAIPADGSLFCVKFTTPIINPGTFFVGFQVYYPSGTYKLNKAVGIYQSRFYDGNPKSSTACDTAHHTAWVNYPSFGGWGTFDDYYGAGATLSLYPIICSKPGAACAITVTPSSASICSGKSVTLTATGATTYTWAPSTGLNVTTGSTVKAKPKSTTTYTVTGDGGACSTTVTVTVNTTPTVTVTAAPCNNGKVKLTASATPNTDVKYQWKLGGTSISGATNSTYNATVSGTYTVTVTYKPTGCKKTSKDFIVTINCRLSDNLAQVFNVDAYPNPFTSSLTVNIAGASNDVTVTLMDFSGRVVKTYNSVDASSPFTINEDLAQGVYFVKVISGTNSKMIKVVKD